DNA sequence from the Cetobacterium somerae genome:
ATAAATTAAAAGAAGCAGGAATAAATTTAATATTAAATTGCACATCTATGGAAATTGAAAATATAGATAATAATATTCTAATAAAAACTAATAATGGTGATTTTTTAAGTGAAAAAATATTTATCTCTGCTGGTAGAACTCCAAATATACAGAATCTTAATTTAGATAACACTAAAATTAAGTATGATGCAAAAGGAATTTCTGTAGATGAATTTATGAGAACATCTGAAAAAAATATATTTGCAATTGGTGATATAGCCTCTTCTTTCAAATTTTCACATGTGGCTGGTTACCAAGGAGAAATTGTTGTAAGAAATATTCTTTTCCCATATATTATGAAAAAGATAGATTATTCATTTATTCCTTGGACACTTTTTGGAGATATTGAAGTTTCTAAAGTTGGTTTAAATGAGGAGGATGCTCACAAAAAATATAAAAAAACATATATATATTCTCTAGATTTGAATAATGAGAGAAGTTTAATTACATTTGAAAAAGCATTTTTTCTAAAAATTATTTGTGATAATAGATTTAATATTGTCGGTGCTACTTGTATTGGTGAACGAGCTGGTGAAATTATTGGTTTTTTACAACTAATGATTGGAAATAAAGTAAAATTTTATAAGGTTATGAATTCTGTGCAAGCATATCCTACATATACATATTATATTAGAAATTTGGCTAAAAAAGCTTATATTGATTATCTAAGAAGTTTTTTACCTTAAAATTTTAGGGATATTATTAAAATAATAATATCCCTTTTTAATTTTTATTTTATCTTGATAAAAAATCTTCTTTTATATTCTCTAGTTTTTCTTTATTTAAAATTAAATCCAATCCTAGTAAAGCCAAAGCTTTTCCTCCCAATATTACAGCCTCATCTCCTTTAATAGATCCGGCAGCCTTTGCAAATTCATGAGTATGACCAAAAACACTATAATCACAAATTTTTATATTTGGATGAATTGTTGGTATTATCTGACTCACATTCCCCACATCAGTTGATCCCATCCCTTTTTTTGAATCTATAGAAACTTCTACTCCTAATTTTTTCATAGTTTCTACATAAAGTTCATCAAAATATCTCGTTGGTATAAGATTATCAACTCTATTTTGGAAACTTGAGACCTTTGCTCTACATCCTGTCATAAGTGCTGCACCGTGAGCTA
Encoded proteins:
- a CDS encoding dihydrolipoyl dehydrogenase family protein, which codes for MYDTIVIGGGAGGLTTSIGLASAGKKVLLIEKDHLGGECTWGGCVPSKSFISASKTASTLTEALEMALKNVHAIGNSELPHISNFKNIDFIKGEGAFIDKNTILVNGQQYVGKYIVISTGSSPFIPNIKGLDKVEYLANHNFFYEKGDYKSITLIGAGVISLELAFPLKKLNIDVTILEKSDIFLPMMEAEVRDFYLNKLKEAGINLILNCTSMEIENIDNNILIKTNNGDFLSEKIFISAGRTPNIQNLNLDNTKIKYDAKGISVDEFMRTSEKNIFAIGDIASSFKFSHVAGYQGEIVVRNILFPYIMKKIDYSFIPWTLFGDIEVSKVGLNEEDAHKKYKKTYIYSLDLNNERSLITFEKAFFLKIICDNRFNIVGATCIGERAGEIIGFLQLMIGNKVKFYKVMNSVQAYPTYTYYIRNLAKKAYIDYLRSFLP